The genomic stretch cacaaccaaagtactttgccccaacgtaacggtgaggttgtcaatctcaccggcttgctgtaacaaaggattagatgtatagtgtggatgatgattgtttgcagaaaacgagtagaacaagtattgcagtagattgtattcgatgtaaacaataggaccggggtccacgagttcactagaggtgtctctcccataagataaatagcatgttgggtgaacaaattacagtcgggcaattgacaaatagagagggcatgacaatgcacatacatgatatgataagtatagtgagatttaattgggcattacgacaacgcTATCCAACAtgaatctatgcctaaaaagtccaccttcaggttatcatccgaaccccttccagtattaagttgcaaacaacagacaattgcattaagtatggtgcgtaatgtaatcaataactacatcctcggacatagcatcaatgttttatccctagtggcaacagacacatccacaaccttagaactttacatcactttgtcccagatttaatggaggcatgaacccactatcgagcataaatactccctcttggagttaagagtaaaaacttggccagagcctctactaataatggagagcatgcaagatcataaacaacacgtaggtaatagattgataatcaacataacatagtattctctatccatcggatcccgacaaacacaacatatagcattacagatagatgatcttgatcatgttaggcagctcacaagatccgacaatgaagcacataaggagaagacgaccatctagctacttgctatggacccatagtccgaggggtgaactactcactcatcactccggaggcgaccatggcggtgaagagtcctccgggagatgattcccctctccggcagggtgccggaggcgatctcctaaatcccccgagatgggattggcggcggcggcgtctcggaaggttttccgtatcgtggctctcggtgctcgggggtttcgcgacgaagactatatgtaggcggaagggcagcctcggaggggtcacgggggccccacacgctagggccgcgcgggccccggccgggccgcgccgccctagtgtggcggcgcccgtggccccacttcgtcttctcttcggtcttccggaagcttcgtggcaaaataggcccccgggcgttgatttcgtccaattcgagaatatttccttactaggatttctgaaaccaaaaacgagcagaaaacagacaatcggctcttcggcatctcgttaataggttagtgccggaaaatgcataaatacgacataaattatgcataaaaaatgtagatatcatcaataatgtggcatggaacataagaaattatcgatacgtcggagacgtatcaacggcgtAAACCTCGACATGTCGGCGACGTAGCTATTGTGGAACATGGCCGGTGACACCGGCGGGAAAGTGGAAGGAGAGCCGATCGTACCTTGGGTTGGCCATGGACCGAGAAATTGGCCGACGCGCAGCTGGCCCATGTTCATGGACATGGAGACCAGCCTTGCCtgtcgccgccgccctcttcgccgcgagcttcttctccctctgcGCCCTGCCGTGAGTTTTGGTTTCCCGTCGCTCTACATCCGCCGCCCACCTTGCGTTTGTCCAACCCAGCGGCCTCTCTttggcgcccgcggcttcctcgcctttGGCACACCGTCGTCGGTGATCTTATTTAGCGGCACagtggtggaagggaagaggaggagctgcaactgtggggGAATGACGGTAGCTCCTCCGAAATTCGGCGGGGAAAATGGGTATATGCGGCGCATTTTGGAGGGAGAGCGAAATAaatggagggaactaccctttcTGTGGCCGACACCGCGGGCCCGCTTGATGTTTCGTGCGTTTTTGTTTCGTCTGGAGTCCCCAACCACGCCTCGGgaggccggggatggcctgggctctccggatgaaTTAAGTTCCTATTCCGGGGACGCGGCTGAACCGAATAACGCCGTTCGGATGAAAAAAGGGCTGTCGGGATCTCGTAGggaagacggctggagatgctctgaccaCACCATCTCAGGTAGCCAGCCTGCATGGGCCTAGAATTTGGAGGTGCTTAGTCAAGTCCCCACATGCAAAAAAAAACTTGTAAATTTTGTTTGGTTGCTTGCATGCAGTTTAGACGGGTTGATAGCATGCATGTGTTATTTGGTTGTTACTGTTCTTGACATATACTTCACCGACTCTCGCTCTCACGGGCTAAGATGGTGGGCCTTTTTTTTAGTCTCGCACGCCTTAGATGTGTATCCTTGGATTTATTTTTAATCTCGCATGGGTCTTATTTTAAATACTACGTTGGCTAGGATTTAAACACAGGACCTTGTGCTCTAATGGTCCATGTTGAATTGCATGCGCTAGCCAATTCAACCAAAAGACCAATCTAATAGAGGAGGGCTAGGTAATTATATTCAACACTCAAACCTTAAGTTCTCCTTGCTCATCACCAACCCCACACCTCATCTGCTCGCACACAGGTCCTCCACCGAGCCTCTCTTGCGGCTGGCCTGACCGCCTCCTGTGAAGCGCCTGCAGCCGCTCGTATGCCCCCATTCCTCTTCTATTCCTCCATCGCTGCCTTACCTTGAGGTTCGCCTGGGGGAGCCATGGAGCTTAGGCGCTGCAAATATTTAGCGATTTTGCTATTTTAGTGCAAAAAATTGCTACGAGGTCTCCGACGAATCTCTGATGAGGTTTGTGTACAACAggtctttctattttatttctagGCTAACCATTTTTTGCTTCTAAAGCAAATGCGGGGCTTCTTTTGCTGTGACGAAACAAATTCAGGATTTTGGCAAAAATTAAACAAGTGCCGCATTGCGGGGAGGAGCTACCTTTTAAAATCTTATATATTtgcaaacggagggagtatacaaGAGGAAAGTTTTACTCCTTTTGGGCCTCTGCACGATTTTTTTTTTATCGCACATTGAAGGAGCAACAAACCTACATCGGAGCACATCAACTGACAGATCCACCGACCACCGTCATTTGTCCCAGCTCTGCCCTGCCTCCGGCCGTCGCACGTGGTGAACCGTGTGATCTTCGTCCTTATCTGCAAAAAAACAGGTTTTAGTTAGCCGCTTGGTAAACTGAAGTGTTTGAACGTGCTCACACACCTTTGACGATCCAATTCGCGCTCCACCGCCAGTAGCAGGAAGATTTCCAGTCATACATATCGGCATAATCAGGAGAAAATAGAGGCGCTGATGTGCTGGACATGGAAGATAGAGATGCAAGCGTAAAAGTCCAAGCCGCCTCCAAGGAAAACATGTCCATGTTAGCCAGGAGTCAAACAAGATTATCCCCAGCATACACCCACCACAATAAAAATTGGCCTCTGACGCAGCAAATCTCCATGGTTTTTCAGAATCGACATCTATAAATAGAGTCGATTGTAGCTTTGGCCAGCAACAACCACAGAAGAAACCATCAGCAGTCTACCAGTATATATAGGAGACTAGCGAGAAGCTTTGCTCGAGAAGTTGTTTAGAAGCaacgatgaagaacaccaagctcGTGGCGATCCTTGTTCTCCAGGCCGTCCTGGTCATGGGAATCCTCTCCCACGTGAACGGTACGTAGCTAGCCGATGGTTATCGCCGTCTTAATCATCTCTGTTCCGCTACAAAGTACGTACGATCGCCCTATGGTTACCAGTGACGATTGACTGATCTGATTCCACGCTTATTTTCCTGCGAGCAGCCCAATTCCCCAAGTGCTGCGACAACTGCAGGTTCTTCTCCGGGGCGGTAGTCTGTGACGACGCAGGTCCCCAGTGCCGCGAAGGCTGCGTGAACTGCCGCGTGGTGCAGGCGACCCCTCCGATGACGTTCCGGTGCGCGGACgcgcgcggcgacgacggcacGCCATGCCCGCCCTGCAACAAGTAGTGATCATTCTTATCTATACTACTATCGTGAGATGTTCCCCTAAAAATAAAAGCTGAGCTGAGATGAGATGAGCAGAACCGTCGAGCTTGTGCGTGCAACAATAACAcgccgttgttgctgtagtcattAGTCGTCACACTTGTTATTCATCTTTTCCTCGAGTTGTTGCTCACTGAATAAACACATGCATGTACCAATTTATGCATCTCCGCTCAATCAAAATAAATACCATATCACTTGTGCATGCAGTACTATATTTTTGTTATGCCCAATTTGACCCCTCTGTTAAAGTCGATCGATTAGCCTCTACTACTCCTATACCCACTGGCCAGCGGGCCGGGTCTTCAAAGTTCAAACCGACGTGCTCAAGCTATGCCCGCTTGTCACGGTCGATGCCAGTGAAGTATAGCAGCCGTTAAGGGATGTAATTTTACCCACAAGTATGGGTACCTGTAGATACCGTGCCTGTATATGAGTAATTTTTTGCCGATGGATAGAGTATCCGTACATTACCTATTAAGTTCATGGTAGGGCATGGGTACAGACTTGTACCCATTGGTATACCCATACCTTACTCGTTTACACTGACATGTGACATATCTAATAATCTAGCTCGTTGACTTATGAGTAATGTGTATGAGGTTGTGATTTCAAAATTTTGATGATCAACATGTACACACCTGTCTGTTATTGAGTTGAGAACTTGAGATAattgatttttaaaaaaaaaatgctcGATGAACGTAAAATTGTGAATAAATTATGTATTATTTGGTCTACCCGTTGGATACCCGATGGATACGGTACCAATTCGGTATGGATAGGGGTAAATTTTTATATCAAGTATTGGTAGAATTTTCTATCCGCTGACTATACAGGTATATGTATAGAATTGATCTATCCTATCCATTAATCCTTAGCAGCCGTGTAGTGACTGAGATGTCTAAAGCATGCACGATACTGCTCTCGTCTGCTTGTCGGCTATACGTAATGCATGACTCAATACTCATATTTGCTAATATAGAAATTTGAGGATCCGAATAATAAAATTTGTGTCCGTACACAGCTGAATAGTTTAGCTAGCTGGCAAAGCATCTCGTGGATCACGAGCTAGCGCCACACTAGTAGTAACTGTGTCTGAGCCGAGCACCGTACGAAGTCTGTAATTGACAGCAATGTAGCACCGACAGCAACTTATGATATGCACGCATCAGTCATCACACACGTTGCCTGGATAAGCGGCATCTAGTGAGATCTTGTTTTGCCGGTCGCTAGTATGCAAATATGTTCGATCACTCTATGATGTATACTCAGTAACAGTTTGAGTAAAAAACTTGTAAATCCCACAACATAGATGGACACAGGGGAAGTTGGGAACACCGTGCTACGTACGTGCTCACATCACAGTAGATCAAGCTTGAAAAACTCGACTTTGTTCGTGATTGTGTGTCCTTTCCTTATGATTGCCCCGATGGCTCTATGTGTGAACAAACAGCAGCAGGTCCCTCCATCGTTGTCGCATCAGCACTGccacgtgaagaggaggacccgcCATTAGTAGTGATCTGTCCCCTCTAGACAAGTCCATGTCATAAGTCGAAACACATTATACTCCAACCACCATATCCTCAACGACTCAATCAAAATTATAATTGATTAGGACAAAACCCGTGCTTCACTACGGAGCAAATGCATGAACATCCTCTTTTTGCTAGCGCACAAGACCACGGGGGAGGTTACATATAACCGTCTCATTCCTGCCATGACTATCTTTCATTCTCTCATTGGTCCCTTGTAGTCTAAGGAAAAATTCAGAGAAATAATTGATATAGCATGAACACTCTGAAGCATTATATATTTTCAGGTCCTACTGTGTCAATATTTAACTTTTTTTTGCCTCATGTTTCATTATTTGTTAAAAAACTTTTATTCAATATAGATAGGCTTGTACACTTTGCTTTGGGTCTTACAGAAATCTAACATTGTGGAGTTGCCACTTTTTTTTTATCGTTGATCATAATCCGTACACCAGAGTCCAGGTCGTGGAGGCCAGATGTCAGCGTTGTGTCATacaagaaaaaaaaggagaacTGCACAATATTAAAAAAAGATAACTCATAGCAGCATATATAAGTCAGTTCTATTCCCATCATTTTCGTCTTCCAAGTAGTACATCTCTCCTTGATGTTGCCATTCAGGATGCTGGCCATGACCGTGAAGCACCTAATTCCCTACCTCACATGTGAAATGGCCTTCAACGCACAACTGCTCCTCGATCGAGTGTGTTAAAAAAATCAGGATGTTTAGCTACACTTCAGGACATAAAGACGTGGAAATTTCAGCTACTGTGCGCCTAACAAGTAATGACAAGTAATCATATACCGATCACTGTGTAACGCAACCACCGTAAAACTTCAGAAACAAAGGAGACGAATGCCTGAAGCTGACATACCTCAACCACCGTAAAACTTCAGAAACAAAGGCTAACAAGTAATGAGAAGGAGTGTGACCCACGAGGTCGACCAGCAAGGACGCCAAAAAGTTGTACAGTCACCTCTTATTCCGGCGACCACGCTTACGgtatgctctaagggcatctccaaccggacgacccaaacggacgcgctgggccgtccgttttgggccgtttgggtcgccgcccggacacgcggacagcggcccgcgtccgcgtgtccgtttgggtcgcgcgctgcgcccaacgcgcggacgcatcgcaaattggagaaacacgaaaacaaaatgaaaatggcaaatttaaacgatatttgattaaacatatgccctattttgggcaaatttagtacatagccctattttgggcaaataaaactaacaaaagaagcccctatatgggcttttaaatttaaactaaaatataaacgaaaaataaaaaaccctctagggtttggtcggcggcgcggtggccgccggtgcgccgcctagccctcgtgggcgtcgtcggcgcgacgtcgtcgaggtcccgggcggcgaggcaccgctgtcgtggctcgaccgcgcggggactccggccggggagaccacggggcctcctccacggcgagtgggggtccggagccacccgcgccgcccggaGGCGCTGCCGCCTCTctgcccggcggcgccgctcggcCTCCGGCGCGCCGACTCCTCCGGCCGGCGGCACCTCCTCctctggcggcggctgctgctcggcggcgcggcgcccggcctcctcccgccgcgccgtctcctcctcctcctcccgtcgcgtcgCCGGAGGGCTCGGGCGTAGAGCTCCCGGCCCTCCGCGTCcctccacctcccgccgcgccgcctcctccatttcggaggtgcgaatggccgcatggagttgcggccatttcgcctcctcctccgccgccgagacgatgagggcggcgcggaggtccgggtcctcctccgaggactcgggcttgggctcgagcggcggcggcggcggttgcggcaatgccgcgcgcgcggcggcggcctctcgatgtggaggccgcctcggtttccgcacAATGGTCGCAGccgccggcggccgacgccgactcgctgccggcctcgtcgtcgatcgctccgggagcgaaccgtcgcttcggggccatggcggcggtttttgctcggggagtggagtggggaccggagtggagggccggatccctccggtccccatttaatagactccccggtcaccgacaggtgggcccaagggagacgaggcgaccagcacgcggacgcgagcggacggcgcgtaccatccgcggccacgcaaacctagcccagatttgggccgggtttgcgtcgttccggacgccgcggccgtccgcttttgcggtgcgtccccgcgttgggccgggtttttgtccggctggacccatccggacgcgcgggcgcgggatgggtcgccccgttggagatgccctaatgctcgcgctcctgcgccgccgcccatgagTGTTCTCCGGGATTGCTTTTCTCCATCCCTCACATCTGGATCTGGGGCGACCCAGCTAGCCGTGAACAATTCCGATCAAACAAACAAAGAATTATCTTGCAACAGGAAAGCGTATAGACGGCCTTGGCCCATGGGCCTTGACGGGTTGTTCTCATGGAGCGAACGAGCGGACGGGTGAACGAACGAATCGTTTTCCACTAAAAAAAAGGTGAACGAATCGTTTTTTTATTGACTCAACAGTGGCACTTCATGTAATTTTAACAAAAAACGAACAAATAAAAAGCCTTATTTTATTTTGGGAAAATCTACTCATTGGCGCCGCATTCGCGCGCTCTGATTAGGAAAAGGgcagtgctgggcgtcccccgggggatctgatttcccagcccccgggtccccagccgtcgaATCGGCTATCTTGTACGGTCAGATCTGCTGGTACTGGATGCAGCAAAAAAACacctcccggcagcaaaaaataacccgcttttgctacattgtagcaaaaaacggttcaaccacgaaatcaaataaaaagactgagctcgccggagactcgccggagacctcgccggagagctcgtagcaaaaaaattatgctattgtagcaaaaacagATATCGTCGGAGACATCACCAGAAACCTCGTCGGAGACCTGGTATCAAACATATCGTACAATTGTAGCAAAACCACAGAAaaagttgtagcaaaaaaaatacTAATTCAGCAAAACTTTCTAGCCAAGACAGCAAAACTTTCGAGCGAAGACAGCAACACCTGACACCTAATGTAGCAAAAACGACCTTCGTTGGTAGCAAAACCTGGCTTCCGCCAGTAGCAACGTCGGAGACCTAAGGTAGGTAGCAAAGCCTGCCTTCACTGGTAGCAACATCGGAGGCCTAAGGTAGCAAACtcccaaaaattcgcgaaaaataTGCTTCGTATTCAAGCACTGATTTCGCCTCCATCTAGCACTGATCTGAACGGCGGGGTTGGGCTGGCCTCCATCTCCGGCCTGCAGCACGAAGGGGGAGCACCATATGTCGCCATATCTCCAGATTCTCTCTGCTTAGCACGACGGAGGGCGCCGTCTGCAGGGAACAGcgaaggggagaggtggagctcacggcCCCATGGCCGCACCTCATGGCCACGTGCGGCGGCGCCCACAGGGTGGCTGGGGCGGGGCGGCGGCTTGAGCTCATCGGCAGCTGAGAAAGGTTGAGGAGGACGACTGCCGGCTGGACCGGCGAAATCTCGAGTCGTCTCGTCGCGGGCGGAGCGCCCGTATTCCAAGCGCTCCATGGCGTCGATGATTGGGGATGGCCCGCGAGGGCGCGGCGGCTACAGGAAGAGGAGGTTGGGGGAGGCTGCAGGCGCGAGCAGGGGAAATAGAGCAGCGATGAAggcggccggcgacgaggttgCTACCGGCGCGAGGCCAAGataagcggcggcggcagcggccggccAGGGCGGGCCACCGGCGAGCTGCAAGAGCAGCGGCGGAGCCTCACGAGGTCGGGAACggataaggaaagaagagaagttaTGGACGGTGGGTTGGTGGGGCTTGGGAGGGACGTTTACGTCTGTAGGACGCGTGGTGGGGCCCATTCATCGCTGTCTCCTCTCGCGGGACGCGTGTCGGACGTAGAAGCCGGAGGTTGCAACGCGCTCGTGCCCCCGGGGGATTACAATCATTTTCCTTAGGAAAATACGCACGTCCTCCTATATAGCCGCACGACACTTGCACGTGCAGGTTCGGCCGAACCTTTTTAAACCGCActtaatcttttttttttcggGTAACCGCACTTAATCTCTTGCAGCGGGAATCTCTCTGCTGCAACGTTACAGTTTTGAATTGATTGCTTCTTTTTTCAGCACATGCACGCGCATACTACTAGTGtgatattgctacagtagtatctATACATGAGCTACAGTACACATGCGCTTTGCAAACTGCTAGTACGTCCTGTTGTACGCACGTTcgatttcttttgctacctcagtcATGTTATTTAGTACTTAATTAAAACGAAACTATTTGATAAGTAAAATTTCAGTTTTCACGTGACAGATTTTCTGACTACTACATATTAGT from Lolium rigidum isolate FL_2022 chromosome 4, APGP_CSIRO_Lrig_0.1, whole genome shotgun sequence encodes the following:
- the LOC124708104 gene encoding Bowman-Birk type proteinase inhibitor B5-like — encoded protein: MKNTKLVAILVLQAVLVMGILSHVNAQFPKCCDNCRFFSGAVVCDDAGPQCREGCVNCRVVQATPPMTFRCADARGDDGTPCPPCNK